In Deltaproteobacteria bacterium, the genomic stretch TCTTGTAAAGCCGACGAGATTTGTGCGGCATAGGTTTCCGTTCCACCGAGACTGTCTGGTGGGAACCCGTGTACGACTTGGGCGATACGCATCAAGGGCAAACTACACGAAGTAAAATTGAAGGGCGAGGGTATGTGGAGCGTGATCAGACCAATCGTCATGTCAGTACGGTTCGCTGCGATAGCAGCAGCTCTGGTAGTGTTTCGTTGACCGTCTTTGTATTAACTCAGGGGCTAGGAGAATCTGTGAGCCTGCATGCGACATTGAACATCATGACAGGTGTGTCATACTGAAAAACAAGGAAAAAATCCGAGATGACACAACAACAGTTGATTGATGAATACATTTCCCTTCCTAAGGAAGCGCAGCACCAAGTTGCTGATTTCGTCGCTTTCCTGCGGCAGCGATATAAAGCCGCGCCACCAATACAACAGCCGCGCACTGCGGATTTGGAGAAGGAACCATTCATCGGGATGTGGCGCAATCGCCAAGATTTAGACGATAGCACCACCTGGGTGCGCAACACCCGCAAAGCGGAATGGGGCGAAGGCGTGTGACCCTTGTTGATCCAGATATTCTCATTGACGCCGGTCGAGGCATTCCAGAAGCTGTTGCTTGTCTGAAAGACATCAAAGCCCATTCAACATTGACCATCAGCATCGTTACACAAATGGAGTTGATGATAGGTTGCCGCAACAAGTCCGAGTTGCAGAAATTGGACAAGTTCCTCAAGCAGTTGCAGATTGTCAAGCTTAACGAGGCGATTGCGGACAAGTCAGTGGAGTTACTGCGATTGTACCGCCTGAGTCACAGTCTGCTCATTGCTGACAGCCTGATCGCGGCAACAGCTTTGACTTTGAATGTAGCGTTTATCTCCAAGAACCAACGCGATTACAAATTCATTTCTGGGCTCAATCTCCTGACCTACCCTTGATGTACAAGCAACAGAAAAAGGGAGATACACCTACTCCCTCCAGTGCCTCAAAAATAGGCCCATACTCGACATC encodes the following:
- a CDS encoding DUF2281 domain-containing protein; translated protein: MTQQQLIDEYISLPKEAQHQVADFVAFLRQRYKAAPPIQQPRTADLEKEPFIGMWRNRQDLDDSTTWVRNTRKAEWGEGV
- a CDS encoding type II toxin-antitoxin system VapC family toxin translates to MGRRRVTLVDPDILIDAGRGIPEAVACLKDIKAHSTLTISIVTQMELMIGCRNKSELQKLDKFLKQLQIVKLNEAIADKSVELLRLYRLSHSLLIADSLIAATALTLNVAFISKNQRDYKFISGLNLLTYP